The Paramormyrops kingsleyae isolate MSU_618 chromosome 11, PKINGS_0.4, whole genome shotgun sequence genome includes a window with the following:
- the LOC111841081 gene encoding zinc finger protein 143-like isoform X2 yields MTSWCWLPLRPCITQPHSCTTPKNLRFPNFRDHIIKCLVSQLLKDVQYIHGEVMLLAQINHDSQGVVDLQNGGGDAQHVTLCLAEAVTVSDGNHMDSMDTVSLQAVTLADGSTAYIQHNPKVSISDGKLMDGQVIQLEDGSAAYVQHVSMPKAGNDSLRLEDGQAVQLEDGTTAYIHAPKETYDHGALQAVQLEDGTTAYIQHTVQMPQSNTILAIQADGTVSDLNAEGTIDDETISVLEHYAAKAETAECVSSGLVSRNESDGAVQMQIVVQGQEAARSVVKVQPPGEKSFRCGYSDCGKLYTTAHHLKVHERSHTGDRPYLCDHLGCGKKFATGYGLKSHVRTHTGEKPYRCQETNCRKSFKTSGDLQKHIRTHTGERPFMCPFEGCGRSFTTSNIRKVHIRTHTGERPYYCPEPGCGRAFASATNYKNHMRIHTGEKPYVCTVPGCDKRFTEYSSLYKHHVVHTPCKPYNCNHCGKTYKQISTLAMHKRTAHNDTEPIEEEQESYFEPPTEMEEEDSGSEHVSSETAEAIGHQHVALITQDGTQQVSISQADMQAIGNTITMVTQDGTTITVPAHEAVLSSDGTHSVSMVAADGTNEQVTIVTPELTFHTTQAELVQDHEHHLVTASPHPVTLLATSNGTQIAVQLSEQPSLEEAIRIASRIQQGETPGLEE; encoded by the exons ATGACGTCATGGTGCTG GTTACCATTGCGGCCCTGCATCACACAACCTCACTCCTGTACGACACCAAAGAACCTGAGATTCCCCAACTTCAGGGATCACATTATCAAATGTTTAGTTTCACAGCTGCTGAAAGATGTGCAATACATCCATGG ggaaGTCATGCTGTTGGCTCAGATTAACCACGACTCACAGGGAGTGGTGGATTTACAAAATGGCGGAGGAGATGCCCAACATGTCACACTTTGTCTTGCTGAGGCGGTTACGGTTTCAG ATGGTAATCATATGGACAGCATGGACACTGTCAGTTTGCAGGCTGTGACGCTTGCAGATGGATCGACAGCATATATTCAGCACAACCCCAAAG TTTCCATTTCAGATGGTAAATTAATGGATGGGCAGGTCAttcagctggaagatggatctGCCGCGTATGTTCAGCATGTGTCCATGCCAAAAGCAG GAAATGACAGTCTGAGATTGGAGGATGGTCAGGCTGTGCAGCTGGAGGATGGAACGACCGCTTACATTCATGCGCCCAAAG AAACATACGATCACGGTGCCCTGCAGGCCGTGCAGCTGGAGGACGGCACGACGGCGTACATCCAGCACACGGTGCAGATGCCCCAGTCCAACACCATCTTAGCTATACAGGCAGACGGCACCGTGTCAGATCTTAATGCCGAGGGCACCATAGATGATGAGACCATTAGTGTTCTAGAGCACTATGCTGCCAAG GCGGAGACTGCGGAATGTGTCAGCTCAGGGCTGGTCAGCAGGAATGAGTCAGATGGGGCTGTTCAGATGCAG ATTGTCGTCCAGGGCCAGGAAGCTGCTCGCAGTGTGGTGAAGGTGCAGCCGCCGGGGGAGAAGTCCTTCCGCTGCGGCTACAGTGACTGTGGGAAGCTCTACACCACAGCCCACCACCTGAAG GTTCATGAGAGATCGCACACAGGAGACCGACCATACCTGTGTGACCACCTGGGCTGTGGTAAAAAATTTGCCACAG GGTACGGGTTGAAGAGTCACGTTCGGACACACACTGGAGAGAAGCCGTACCGATGTCAGGAGACAAACTGCCGCAAGTCATTCAAGACGTCTGGGGACCTTCAGAAGCACATCAGAACCCACACAG GAGAAAGGCCATTCATGTGCCCTTTCGAGGGTTGCGGACGGTCCTTCACCACCTCAAACATTCGCAAGGTGCATATTCGCACGCACACGGGGGAGCGACCCTACTACTGCCCCGAGCCGGGCTGCGGACGAGCCTTTGCCAGCGCCACCAACTACAAGAACCACATGAGGATCCACACAG GAGAGAAGCCATACGTGTGCACAGTGCCTGGCTGCGACAAGCGCTTCACCGAGTACTCCAGTCTCTACAAGCACCATGTGGTGCACACGCCCTGCAAGCCCTACAACTGCAACCACTGCGGCAAGACGTACAAGCAGATCTCCACGCTGGCCATGCACAAGCGCACGGCTCACAACGACACGGAGCCCATCGAGGAGGAGCAGGAGTCCTACTTTGAGCCCCCAACAG agatggaagaGGAGGATTCTGGGTCAGAACACGTGTCCTCTGAGACCGCGGAGGCCATTGGGCATCAACACGTGGCTCTTATCACACAAGATGGAACTCAGCAG GTCAGTATATCCCAGGCAGATATGCAGGCGATAGGAAACACGATCACCATGGTCACTCAAGACGGCACAACCATCACTGTGCCTGCCCATGAGGCTGTTCTCTCTTCAGATGGAACGCACTCCGTCAGCATGGTAGCAGCTGATGGGACGAATGAGCAA GTAACCATTGTGACTCCAGAGTTAACATTCCATACTACGCAGGCTGAGCTTGTCCAAGATCATGAGCACCACCTAGTGACAGCCAGTCCGCACCCTGTCACCTTATTAGCCACTTCCAATGGCACTCAGATTGCAGTGCAG CTCAGTGAACAGCCATCACTGGAGGAAGCCATTCGAATAGCTTCACGAATACAGCAAGGAGAAACTCCAGGGCTGGAAGAATGA
- the LOC111841081 gene encoding zinc finger protein 143-like isoform X4, protein MLLAQINHDSQGVVDLQNGGGDAQHVTLCLAEAVTVSDGNHMDSMDTVSLQAVTLADGSTAYIQHNPKVSISDGKLMDGQVIQLEDGSAAYVQHVSMPKAGNDSLRLEDGQAVQLEDGTTAYIHAPKETYDHGALQAVQLEDGTTAYIQHTVQMPQSNTILAIQADGTVSDLNAEGTIDDETISVLEHYAAKAETAECVSSGLVSRNESDGAVQMQIVVQGQEAARSVVKVQPPGEKSFRCGYSDCGKLYTTAHHLKVHERSHTGDRPYLCDHLGCGKKFATGYGLKSHVRTHTGEKPYRCQETNCRKSFKTSGDLQKHIRTHTGERPFMCPFEGCGRSFTTSNIRKVHIRTHTGERPYYCPEPGCGRAFASATNYKNHMRIHTGEKPYVCTVPGCDKRFTEYSSLYKHHVVHTPCKPYNCNHCGKTYKQISTLAMHKRTAHNDTEPIEEEQESYFEPPTDAIDDPAVTYVPEMEEEDSGSEHVSSETAEAIGHQHVALITQDGTQQVSISQADMQAIGNTITMVTQDGTTITVPAHEAVLSSDGTHSVSMVAADGTNEQVTIVTPELTFHTTQAELVQDHEHHLVTASPHPVTLLATSNGTQIAVQLSEQPSLEEAIRIASRIQQGETPGLEE, encoded by the exons ATGCTGTTGGCTCAGATTAACCACGACTCACAGGGAGTGGTGGATTTACAAAATGGCGGAGGAGATGCCCAACATGTCACACTTTGTCTTGCTGAGGCGGTTACGGTTTCAG ATGGTAATCATATGGACAGCATGGACACTGTCAGTTTGCAGGCTGTGACGCTTGCAGATGGATCGACAGCATATATTCAGCACAACCCCAAAG TTTCCATTTCAGATGGTAAATTAATGGATGGGCAGGTCAttcagctggaagatggatctGCCGCGTATGTTCAGCATGTGTCCATGCCAAAAGCAG GAAATGACAGTCTGAGATTGGAGGATGGTCAGGCTGTGCAGCTGGAGGATGGAACGACCGCTTACATTCATGCGCCCAAAG AAACATACGATCACGGTGCCCTGCAGGCCGTGCAGCTGGAGGACGGCACGACGGCGTACATCCAGCACACGGTGCAGATGCCCCAGTCCAACACCATCTTAGCTATACAGGCAGACGGCACCGTGTCAGATCTTAATGCCGAGGGCACCATAGATGATGAGACCATTAGTGTTCTAGAGCACTATGCTGCCAAG GCGGAGACTGCGGAATGTGTCAGCTCAGGGCTGGTCAGCAGGAATGAGTCAGATGGGGCTGTTCAGATGCAG ATTGTCGTCCAGGGCCAGGAAGCTGCTCGCAGTGTGGTGAAGGTGCAGCCGCCGGGGGAGAAGTCCTTCCGCTGCGGCTACAGTGACTGTGGGAAGCTCTACACCACAGCCCACCACCTGAAG GTTCATGAGAGATCGCACACAGGAGACCGACCATACCTGTGTGACCACCTGGGCTGTGGTAAAAAATTTGCCACAG GGTACGGGTTGAAGAGTCACGTTCGGACACACACTGGAGAGAAGCCGTACCGATGTCAGGAGACAAACTGCCGCAAGTCATTCAAGACGTCTGGGGACCTTCAGAAGCACATCAGAACCCACACAG GAGAAAGGCCATTCATGTGCCCTTTCGAGGGTTGCGGACGGTCCTTCACCACCTCAAACATTCGCAAGGTGCATATTCGCACGCACACGGGGGAGCGACCCTACTACTGCCCCGAGCCGGGCTGCGGACGAGCCTTTGCCAGCGCCACCAACTACAAGAACCACATGAGGATCCACACAG GAGAGAAGCCATACGTGTGCACAGTGCCTGGCTGCGACAAGCGCTTCACCGAGTACTCCAGTCTCTACAAGCACCATGTGGTGCACACGCCCTGCAAGCCCTACAACTGCAACCACTGCGGCAAGACGTACAAGCAGATCTCCACGCTGGCCATGCACAAGCGCACGGCTCACAACGACACGGAGCCCATCGAGGAGGAGCAGGAGTCCTACTTTGAGCCCCCAACAG ATGCCATTGATGATCCTGCCGTAACCtatgttccagagatggaagaGGAGGATTCTGGGTCAGAACACGTGTCCTCTGAGACCGCGGAGGCCATTGGGCATCAACACGTGGCTCTTATCACACAAGATGGAACTCAGCAG GTCAGTATATCCCAGGCAGATATGCAGGCGATAGGAAACACGATCACCATGGTCACTCAAGACGGCACAACCATCACTGTGCCTGCCCATGAGGCTGTTCTCTCTTCAGATGGAACGCACTCCGTCAGCATGGTAGCAGCTGATGGGACGAATGAGCAA GTAACCATTGTGACTCCAGAGTTAACATTCCATACTACGCAGGCTGAGCTTGTCCAAGATCATGAGCACCACCTAGTGACAGCCAGTCCGCACCCTGTCACCTTATTAGCCACTTCCAATGGCACTCAGATTGCAGTGCAG CTCAGTGAACAGCCATCACTGGAGGAAGCCATTCGAATAGCTTCACGAATACAGCAAGGAGAAACTCCAGGGCTGGAAGAATGA
- the LOC111841081 gene encoding zinc finger protein 143-like isoform X3 produces MEVMLLAQINHDSQGVVDLQNGGGDAQHVTLCLAEAVTVSDGNHMDSMDTVSLQAVTLADGSTAYIQHNPKVSISDGKLMDGQVIQLEDGSAAYVQHVSMPKAGNDSLRLEDGQAVQLEDGTTAYIHAPKETYDHGALQAVQLEDGTTAYIQHTVQMPQSNTILAIQADGTVSDLNAEGTIDDETISVLEHYAAKAETAECVSSGLVSRNESDGAVQMQIVVQGQEAARSVVKVQPPGEKSFRCGYSDCGKLYTTAHHLKVHERSHTGDRPYLCDHLGCGKKFATGYGLKSHVRTHTGEKPYRCQETNCRKSFKTSGDLQKHIRTHTGERPFMCPFEGCGRSFTTSNIRKVHIRTHTGERPYYCPEPGCGRAFASATNYKNHMRIHTGEKPYVCTVPGCDKRFTEYSSLYKHHVVHTPCKPYNCNHCGKTYKQISTLAMHKRTAHNDTEPIEEEQESYFEPPTDAIDDPAVTYVPEMEEEDSGSEHVSSETAEAIGHQHVALITQDGTQQVSISQADMQAIGNTITMVTQDGTTITVPAHEAVLSSDGTHSVSMVAADGTNEQVTIVTPELTFHTTQAELVQDHEHHLVTASPHPVTLLATSNGTQIAVQLSEQPSLEEAIRIASRIQQGETPGLEE; encoded by the exons at ggaaGTCATGCTGTTGGCTCAGATTAACCACGACTCACAGGGAGTGGTGGATTTACAAAATGGCGGAGGAGATGCCCAACATGTCACACTTTGTCTTGCTGAGGCGGTTACGGTTTCAG ATGGTAATCATATGGACAGCATGGACACTGTCAGTTTGCAGGCTGTGACGCTTGCAGATGGATCGACAGCATATATTCAGCACAACCCCAAAG TTTCCATTTCAGATGGTAAATTAATGGATGGGCAGGTCAttcagctggaagatggatctGCCGCGTATGTTCAGCATGTGTCCATGCCAAAAGCAG GAAATGACAGTCTGAGATTGGAGGATGGTCAGGCTGTGCAGCTGGAGGATGGAACGACCGCTTACATTCATGCGCCCAAAG AAACATACGATCACGGTGCCCTGCAGGCCGTGCAGCTGGAGGACGGCACGACGGCGTACATCCAGCACACGGTGCAGATGCCCCAGTCCAACACCATCTTAGCTATACAGGCAGACGGCACCGTGTCAGATCTTAATGCCGAGGGCACCATAGATGATGAGACCATTAGTGTTCTAGAGCACTATGCTGCCAAG GCGGAGACTGCGGAATGTGTCAGCTCAGGGCTGGTCAGCAGGAATGAGTCAGATGGGGCTGTTCAGATGCAG ATTGTCGTCCAGGGCCAGGAAGCTGCTCGCAGTGTGGTGAAGGTGCAGCCGCCGGGGGAGAAGTCCTTCCGCTGCGGCTACAGTGACTGTGGGAAGCTCTACACCACAGCCCACCACCTGAAG GTTCATGAGAGATCGCACACAGGAGACCGACCATACCTGTGTGACCACCTGGGCTGTGGTAAAAAATTTGCCACAG GGTACGGGTTGAAGAGTCACGTTCGGACACACACTGGAGAGAAGCCGTACCGATGTCAGGAGACAAACTGCCGCAAGTCATTCAAGACGTCTGGGGACCTTCAGAAGCACATCAGAACCCACACAG GAGAAAGGCCATTCATGTGCCCTTTCGAGGGTTGCGGACGGTCCTTCACCACCTCAAACATTCGCAAGGTGCATATTCGCACGCACACGGGGGAGCGACCCTACTACTGCCCCGAGCCGGGCTGCGGACGAGCCTTTGCCAGCGCCACCAACTACAAGAACCACATGAGGATCCACACAG GAGAGAAGCCATACGTGTGCACAGTGCCTGGCTGCGACAAGCGCTTCACCGAGTACTCCAGTCTCTACAAGCACCATGTGGTGCACACGCCCTGCAAGCCCTACAACTGCAACCACTGCGGCAAGACGTACAAGCAGATCTCCACGCTGGCCATGCACAAGCGCACGGCTCACAACGACACGGAGCCCATCGAGGAGGAGCAGGAGTCCTACTTTGAGCCCCCAACAG ATGCCATTGATGATCCTGCCGTAACCtatgttccagagatggaagaGGAGGATTCTGGGTCAGAACACGTGTCCTCTGAGACCGCGGAGGCCATTGGGCATCAACACGTGGCTCTTATCACACAAGATGGAACTCAGCAG GTCAGTATATCCCAGGCAGATATGCAGGCGATAGGAAACACGATCACCATGGTCACTCAAGACGGCACAACCATCACTGTGCCTGCCCATGAGGCTGTTCTCTCTTCAGATGGAACGCACTCCGTCAGCATGGTAGCAGCTGATGGGACGAATGAGCAA GTAACCATTGTGACTCCAGAGTTAACATTCCATACTACGCAGGCTGAGCTTGTCCAAGATCATGAGCACCACCTAGTGACAGCCAGTCCGCACCCTGTCACCTTATTAGCCACTTCCAATGGCACTCAGATTGCAGTGCAG CTCAGTGAACAGCCATCACTGGAGGAAGCCATTCGAATAGCTTCACGAATACAGCAAGGAGAAACTCCAGGGCTGGAAGAATGA
- the LOC111841081 gene encoding zinc finger protein 143-like isoform X1: protein MTSWCWLPLRPCITQPHSCTTPKNLRFPNFRDHIIKCLVSQLLKDVQYIHGEVMLLAQINHDSQGVVDLQNGGGDAQHVTLCLAEAVTVSDGNHMDSMDTVSLQAVTLADGSTAYIQHNPKVSISDGKLMDGQVIQLEDGSAAYVQHVSMPKAGNDSLRLEDGQAVQLEDGTTAYIHAPKETYDHGALQAVQLEDGTTAYIQHTVQMPQSNTILAIQADGTVSDLNAEGTIDDETISVLEHYAAKAETAECVSSGLVSRNESDGAVQMQIVVQGQEAARSVVKVQPPGEKSFRCGYSDCGKLYTTAHHLKVHERSHTGDRPYLCDHLGCGKKFATGYGLKSHVRTHTGEKPYRCQETNCRKSFKTSGDLQKHIRTHTGERPFMCPFEGCGRSFTTSNIRKVHIRTHTGERPYYCPEPGCGRAFASATNYKNHMRIHTGEKPYVCTVPGCDKRFTEYSSLYKHHVVHTPCKPYNCNHCGKTYKQISTLAMHKRTAHNDTEPIEEEQESYFEPPTDAIDDPAVTYVPEMEEEDSGSEHVSSETAEAIGHQHVALITQDGTQQVSISQADMQAIGNTITMVTQDGTTITVPAHEAVLSSDGTHSVSMVAADGTNEQVTIVTPELTFHTTQAELVQDHEHHLVTASPHPVTLLATSNGTQIAVQLSEQPSLEEAIRIASRIQQGETPGLEE, encoded by the exons ATGACGTCATGGTGCTG GTTACCATTGCGGCCCTGCATCACACAACCTCACTCCTGTACGACACCAAAGAACCTGAGATTCCCCAACTTCAGGGATCACATTATCAAATGTTTAGTTTCACAGCTGCTGAAAGATGTGCAATACATCCATGG ggaaGTCATGCTGTTGGCTCAGATTAACCACGACTCACAGGGAGTGGTGGATTTACAAAATGGCGGAGGAGATGCCCAACATGTCACACTTTGTCTTGCTGAGGCGGTTACGGTTTCAG ATGGTAATCATATGGACAGCATGGACACTGTCAGTTTGCAGGCTGTGACGCTTGCAGATGGATCGACAGCATATATTCAGCACAACCCCAAAG TTTCCATTTCAGATGGTAAATTAATGGATGGGCAGGTCAttcagctggaagatggatctGCCGCGTATGTTCAGCATGTGTCCATGCCAAAAGCAG GAAATGACAGTCTGAGATTGGAGGATGGTCAGGCTGTGCAGCTGGAGGATGGAACGACCGCTTACATTCATGCGCCCAAAG AAACATACGATCACGGTGCCCTGCAGGCCGTGCAGCTGGAGGACGGCACGACGGCGTACATCCAGCACACGGTGCAGATGCCCCAGTCCAACACCATCTTAGCTATACAGGCAGACGGCACCGTGTCAGATCTTAATGCCGAGGGCACCATAGATGATGAGACCATTAGTGTTCTAGAGCACTATGCTGCCAAG GCGGAGACTGCGGAATGTGTCAGCTCAGGGCTGGTCAGCAGGAATGAGTCAGATGGGGCTGTTCAGATGCAG ATTGTCGTCCAGGGCCAGGAAGCTGCTCGCAGTGTGGTGAAGGTGCAGCCGCCGGGGGAGAAGTCCTTCCGCTGCGGCTACAGTGACTGTGGGAAGCTCTACACCACAGCCCACCACCTGAAG GTTCATGAGAGATCGCACACAGGAGACCGACCATACCTGTGTGACCACCTGGGCTGTGGTAAAAAATTTGCCACAG GGTACGGGTTGAAGAGTCACGTTCGGACACACACTGGAGAGAAGCCGTACCGATGTCAGGAGACAAACTGCCGCAAGTCATTCAAGACGTCTGGGGACCTTCAGAAGCACATCAGAACCCACACAG GAGAAAGGCCATTCATGTGCCCTTTCGAGGGTTGCGGACGGTCCTTCACCACCTCAAACATTCGCAAGGTGCATATTCGCACGCACACGGGGGAGCGACCCTACTACTGCCCCGAGCCGGGCTGCGGACGAGCCTTTGCCAGCGCCACCAACTACAAGAACCACATGAGGATCCACACAG GAGAGAAGCCATACGTGTGCACAGTGCCTGGCTGCGACAAGCGCTTCACCGAGTACTCCAGTCTCTACAAGCACCATGTGGTGCACACGCCCTGCAAGCCCTACAACTGCAACCACTGCGGCAAGACGTACAAGCAGATCTCCACGCTGGCCATGCACAAGCGCACGGCTCACAACGACACGGAGCCCATCGAGGAGGAGCAGGAGTCCTACTTTGAGCCCCCAACAG ATGCCATTGATGATCCTGCCGTAACCtatgttccagagatggaagaGGAGGATTCTGGGTCAGAACACGTGTCCTCTGAGACCGCGGAGGCCATTGGGCATCAACACGTGGCTCTTATCACACAAGATGGAACTCAGCAG GTCAGTATATCCCAGGCAGATATGCAGGCGATAGGAAACACGATCACCATGGTCACTCAAGACGGCACAACCATCACTGTGCCTGCCCATGAGGCTGTTCTCTCTTCAGATGGAACGCACTCCGTCAGCATGGTAGCAGCTGATGGGACGAATGAGCAA GTAACCATTGTGACTCCAGAGTTAACATTCCATACTACGCAGGCTGAGCTTGTCCAAGATCATGAGCACCACCTAGTGACAGCCAGTCCGCACCCTGTCACCTTATTAGCCACTTCCAATGGCACTCAGATTGCAGTGCAG CTCAGTGAACAGCCATCACTGGAGGAAGCCATTCGAATAGCTTCACGAATACAGCAAGGAGAAACTCCAGGGCTGGAAGAATGA